The following are from one region of the Rosistilla carotiformis genome:
- a CDS encoding discoidin domain-containing protein, which yields MPSTIRTLLTMLVLLFSWTTVFADPPISVSGVYPHLTMWNNEGECGTGAVVPWQGRLWCVTYAPHRPNGSSDKLYEITADLQQIIFPDSVGGTPANRMIHRESNQLLIGPYVIDADRNVRVLPPTKMFGRLTGNARHLVDPAGKVYYATMEEGLYEVDVDTLEVKCLLRDGNGGAPEVGSLSKLPGYHGKGLYSSQGRLLYANNGERHRDVSRDPTIESGALAQWFGEGDWQMVRRNQFTELTGPGGIHGNPNPQSDPVWTLGWDARSILLGLLENQQWHFYRLPKGSHSYDGSHGWNTEWPRIREIGEQDLLATMHGTFWRFPATFSKQNSAGIAPRSNYLKVIGDFCRWNDKVVFGCDDSAAAEFMNTRDFKAKNGAPKESNSNLWFVDSDRLDHLGPPIGRGSVWLRDDVAAGTVSDPYLFAGYDFRQLHLNHASDDAVTFKLEVDRQGNDQWTALRDVTVPAGEAVSIVFDDDARGAWIRLTSRQAASSVTANFQYRNRDSRDASNDAMFAGLAPAAGQPTHYGLMRSLSHDRLGLAASSQPSGKDIQYYELNQKMQLVAVDDPVAAQKLISNVAQPAGAYTSDEASIVIVEDGKRYRLPKNDLYATGDAASTKIAANVTLADILSNSLSLNAKATASSVHADYQAQGAVDGSLADDNRWVGRSGEGSNWLELDLGEAKTFQNVWVVTGWNNSADLVVRDFDIQIKQGDQWTTLPDGKVRGNLQLQCEVSLSEPVTAQHIRLFSPTNGYMRVTEVALFADRPNIQRDHSASFGLARVCREVATERDLLNVHGTFYELPAKNAQGLAKIRPVATHNLAIHDFCSHNGLLLFTGIDSDAQSEHIFRSDDGRAAVWAGVVDDLWKLGKPRGIGGPWKNSPVSAGQPSDPYLMTGYDNKQIELTTTTDATIALEVDVDGTGCWIPYRAFELKSGQSVKHQFPTGFSAYWVRATCDVDTTASAILIYD from the coding sequence ATGCCCTCAACCATTCGAACGCTCTTGACAATGCTGGTGCTGCTGTTCAGCTGGACCACGGTTTTTGCGGACCCACCGATCTCGGTCTCCGGCGTCTATCCGCATCTGACGATGTGGAACAACGAAGGGGAATGCGGCACCGGAGCGGTCGTGCCGTGGCAGGGCCGACTGTGGTGCGTCACCTATGCCCCGCACCGCCCCAACGGATCGTCCGACAAGCTGTATGAGATCACTGCCGATCTTCAGCAGATCATCTTTCCCGACAGCGTGGGAGGAACTCCGGCGAACCGCATGATTCATCGTGAATCCAATCAATTGCTGATCGGTCCCTACGTGATCGATGCCGATCGCAACGTCCGCGTGCTTCCGCCGACTAAAATGTTCGGGCGGCTGACGGGCAATGCGCGGCACTTGGTCGATCCGGCAGGCAAAGTCTACTACGCCACGATGGAAGAGGGACTTTATGAAGTCGACGTCGATACGCTGGAGGTGAAGTGCCTGCTTCGCGATGGCAACGGCGGAGCTCCCGAGGTGGGAAGCCTTTCCAAATTGCCGGGCTACCACGGCAAAGGGTTGTACTCCAGCCAGGGCCGGTTGCTGTACGCCAACAACGGCGAACGGCATCGCGATGTCAGCCGTGATCCGACCATTGAGTCGGGGGCGTTGGCCCAGTGGTTCGGCGAAGGAGACTGGCAGATGGTTCGGCGGAATCAGTTCACCGAGCTGACCGGGCCAGGAGGAATCCACGGCAATCCGAATCCTCAAAGCGATCCGGTTTGGACGTTGGGTTGGGACGCGCGATCGATCCTGTTGGGGCTGCTGGAAAATCAACAATGGCATTTCTATCGACTGCCCAAAGGCAGCCATAGCTATGACGGTTCGCATGGGTGGAATACCGAGTGGCCACGGATTCGGGAGATCGGCGAACAAGATCTGCTGGCGACGATGCACGGCACCTTCTGGCGGTTCCCCGCGACGTTTTCGAAGCAGAATTCAGCGGGTATCGCGCCCCGATCGAACTACTTGAAAGTGATCGGCGACTTCTGCCGCTGGAACGACAAAGTGGTCTTTGGCTGCGATGACTCCGCGGCAGCGGAGTTCATGAACACGCGGGATTTCAAAGCCAAGAACGGAGCCCCCAAAGAATCCAATTCCAATCTATGGTTCGTCGATTCCGATCGACTGGACCACTTGGGACCGCCGATCGGACGCGGTTCGGTCTGGTTGCGCGACGATGTCGCCGCCGGCACGGTCAGCGATCCCTATCTGTTTGCCGGTTACGATTTTCGTCAACTGCATTTGAATCACGCCTCGGATGACGCGGTGACGTTTAAACTGGAAGTCGATCGACAAGGGAACGACCAATGGACCGCATTGCGAGACGTTACCGTTCCGGCGGGCGAAGCGGTCTCGATCGTTTTCGACGACGATGCCCGTGGCGCGTGGATCCGATTGACCAGCCGGCAAGCTGCATCGTCGGTCACGGCGAACTTTCAATATCGCAACCGCGACTCCCGCGACGCAAGCAACGACGCCATGTTCGCGGGGCTAGCTCCGGCCGCTGGCCAGCCGACCCACTATGGCCTGATGCGAAGCCTGTCGCACGATCGGCTGGGCTTGGCTGCATCGTCGCAGCCCAGTGGGAAAGACATCCAGTACTACGAACTGAATCAGAAGATGCAGCTTGTCGCCGTCGACGATCCCGTTGCGGCGCAAAAGCTGATTTCAAACGTCGCTCAGCCAGCGGGTGCCTATACGTCGGACGAAGCTTCGATTGTGATCGTCGAAGATGGAAAGCGGTACCGGTTGCCGAAAAACGACCTGTATGCCACCGGCGATGCGGCGTCCACGAAGATTGCGGCGAATGTCACGCTCGCCGATATCCTTTCCAACAGCCTTTCGCTCAACGCCAAGGCGACCGCAAGTTCGGTGCACGCCGACTACCAGGCTCAAGGGGCGGTCGATGGCAGTCTTGCCGACGACAACCGTTGGGTGGGGCGATCGGGAGAAGGATCGAACTGGTTGGAACTGGATCTCGGCGAGGCGAAGACCTTCCAAAATGTCTGGGTGGTGACCGGATGGAACAACAGCGCCGACTTAGTGGTTCGCGATTTTGACATCCAAATCAAGCAAGGCGATCAATGGACGACGCTTCCCGATGGCAAGGTCCGCGGGAACCTGCAACTGCAGTGTGAAGTCTCCTTAAGCGAACCGGTGACGGCACAACATATTCGCTTGTTCTCGCCAACAAACGGCTACATGCGAGTGACCGAAGTGGCGTTGTTTGCCGACCGGCCCAACATTCAACGCGACCACAGCGCTTCGTTTGGACTGGCCCGCGTTTGTCGCGAGGTGGCGACCGAACGCGATCTGTTAAATGTTCATGGCACGTTTTACGAATTGCCCGCGAAGAACGCCCAGGGACTCGCCAAGATTCGCCCGGTCGCGACGCACAATCTCGCGATCCACGATTTCTGTTCGCACAACGGTTTGCTGTTGTTCACGGGGATCGATAGCGATGCCCAAAGTGAGCACATCTTCCGCAGCGACGACGGCCGCGCTGCGGTTTGGGCGGGCGTGGTTGATGACCTGTGGAAGCTCGGCAAGCCGCGGGGCATTGGCGGACCGTGGAAGAACAGCCCTGTGAGCGCTGGCCAGCCGTCGGATCCCTATCTAATGACCGGCTACGACAACAAGCAGATCGAATTGACAACGACCACCGACGCGACGATCGCTTTGGAAGTCGATGTCGATGGCACGGGATGTTGGATTCCCTACCGCGCGTTCGAATTAAAATCGGGCCAATCGGTGAAGCACCAGTTCCCCACCGGCTTCAGCGCCTACTGGGTTCGCGCCACATGCGACGTCGATACCACCGCGTCGGCGATTTTGATCTACGATTGA
- a CDS encoding Gfo/Idh/MocA family protein: MSVSPKTTSRRRFLQGTAAAGAAAFVAPSANRAFALQSPNERPVFATIGLRNQGWGITNKSFKFADFAALADVDSNVLGANVEKATEKQKKKPDAYKDYRAILDRKDIDAVMIATPDHWHTKISVEAMYAGKDVYCEKPLTLTIAEGKLIEKVVKDTGRVFQVGTMQRTESGQRFLQAIALVKAGRIGTVKKVTCGIGGMVASPVIPVAEVPKEIDWDFWLGPAPKVDYRALPEMRKGYGGGVPLYSNCHYSFRNWHEYSGGKLTDWGAHHVDIACWALGASDTGPSKITPLEYSLPVEYKDGNPVVHDQYNTATSFKIRVDMPNDVEMLINSAGDNGILFEGTEGRFFVNRGKIVGAPVEALKENPLPEGAIEEVYGGPVSENHTANFIDAMKSRKQPISDVWSHNRMLEICHLSNIAMRLDRELKWDPAKREIVGDDQANSFLSREDRKGYEINM; this comes from the coding sequence ATGTCTGTATCTCCCAAAACAACCTCGCGCCGTCGCTTCCTGCAGGGAACCGCAGCAGCCGGTGCCGCAGCCTTCGTCGCCCCTTCGGCCAACCGCGCCTTCGCCTTGCAATCGCCCAACGAACGCCCCGTCTTCGCGACGATCGGCCTGCGAAACCAAGGTTGGGGAATCACCAACAAGTCGTTCAAATTCGCCGACTTCGCCGCTCTGGCCGATGTCGATTCGAACGTCCTGGGTGCCAACGTTGAAAAGGCGACGGAGAAGCAAAAGAAGAAACCCGACGCCTACAAAGACTATCGCGCGATCCTGGATCGCAAAGACATCGACGCGGTGATGATCGCGACTCCGGATCACTGGCACACCAAGATCTCGGTCGAAGCGATGTATGCCGGCAAGGATGTCTACTGCGAGAAGCCGCTGACGCTGACGATCGCCGAAGGCAAATTGATCGAGAAGGTCGTCAAAGATACCGGCCGCGTCTTCCAAGTTGGCACGATGCAGCGGACCGAATCGGGACAGCGGTTCCTGCAAGCGATCGCATTGGTCAAAGCGGGGCGGATCGGCACGGTCAAGAAAGTGACCTGTGGCATCGGCGGCATGGTTGCGTCTCCGGTAATCCCGGTCGCGGAAGTGCCAAAGGAAATCGATTGGGATTTCTGGCTCGGCCCAGCACCTAAAGTCGACTACCGCGCTCTGCCCGAAATGCGAAAGGGTTACGGCGGCGGCGTTCCGTTGTACAGCAACTGCCACTACTCGTTCCGTAACTGGCACGAATACTCCGGCGGTAAACTGACCGACTGGGGCGCTCACCACGTCGACATCGCCTGTTGGGCGCTTGGAGCCAGCGACACCGGCCCCAGCAAGATCACGCCGTTGGAATACAGCCTGCCCGTCGAATACAAAGACGGCAACCCTGTGGTCCACGACCAATACAACACCGCGACCAGCTTTAAGATCCGCGTCGACATGCCTAACGATGTCGAGATGCTGATCAACAGCGCTGGCGACAACGGCATCCTGTTCGAAGGGACCGAAGGCCGGTTCTTCGTCAATCGCGGCAAGATCGTCGGTGCTCCCGTTGAAGCACTGAAGGAAAATCCGTTGCCCGAGGGAGCGATCGAAGAGGTCTACGGCGGCCCGGTCAGCGAGAACCACACCGCCAACTTTATCGATGCGATGAAGTCGCGGAAACAACCGATCTCCGACGTCTGGTCGCACAACCGGATGCTCGAGATCTGCCACCTCTCGAACATCGCGATGCGTTTGGATCGCGAACTGAAATGGGATCCCGCAAAACGCGAGATCGTTGGCGATGATCAAGCCAATTCGTTCTTGTCGCGTGAAGATCGCAAGGGTTACGAAATCAACATGTAA
- a CDS encoding PQQ-binding-like beta-propeller repeat protein — MIRLSSCLCLLVSSLVLATWGSSNSSAQDWTRFRGPNGSGYVADGKIPDSWTAQDESWSVDLPGGGISSPVAWGERVFLLAADPKTALRHVVAYQLTSGKQLWDKSFDSVPHHLHKRNRFAASTPCCDEKFVYVAWSEPEHTTVSCLTHDGELVWQRDLGRWQSQHGFATSPMLYGELVVVFDSQQARQLKPGETAGESKMVALNRQTGQIAWETPLETTNVCYGTPCVYQPDGGAAQLIDANTGNGLFGLDPKTGEMLWNLKAFRSRCCSSPVVAGDLVLGTAGSGGGGNHLVAVRPGAEPTEVYRMERSAPYVPTPVVVDDMLFTCADNGVASCSDVKTGESHWTRRIGGTISSSPIVVGDKLLTIDMDGKATVLRASKEYEKLGSADLHGNVQATPAYTQGYLLLRSEDRLTAIGPKPL, encoded by the coding sequence ATGATCCGTTTGTCCTCCTGCCTTTGTCTACTGGTTTCCAGCTTGGTACTCGCAACCTGGGGTAGCTCCAATTCCAGTGCCCAGGACTGGACGCGGTTTCGCGGCCCCAATGGCTCTGGGTATGTCGCCGACGGCAAGATCCCCGATTCCTGGACCGCCCAAGACGAGTCTTGGTCCGTCGATCTGCCCGGTGGCGGGATCAGTTCGCCCGTCGCTTGGGGCGAGCGAGTCTTCCTGCTGGCAGCCGATCCGAAGACGGCCCTTCGGCATGTTGTGGCCTATCAGCTGACCAGCGGAAAGCAGCTATGGGACAAGAGCTTCGACTCGGTGCCGCATCATTTGCACAAGCGGAATCGGTTTGCGGCCAGCACTCCCTGTTGCGACGAAAAGTTTGTCTACGTCGCTTGGTCGGAGCCGGAACATACGACGGTCAGTTGTCTGACACACGATGGCGAACTGGTTTGGCAGCGTGATCTGGGGCGTTGGCAGAGTCAGCATGGATTTGCGACGTCGCCGATGCTGTACGGCGAGCTGGTGGTTGTGTTCGATTCGCAGCAGGCCCGGCAACTGAAGCCCGGCGAGACCGCGGGCGAGAGCAAGATGGTCGCGTTGAACCGACAGACCGGGCAAATCGCGTGGGAGACACCGCTGGAGACGACCAACGTTTGCTACGGGACACCTTGTGTCTATCAACCCGATGGCGGGGCGGCCCAATTGATCGACGCCAACACCGGCAACGGCTTGTTCGGTCTCGACCCGAAAACGGGCGAGATGCTGTGGAATTTGAAAGCCTTCCGCTCGCGATGCTGCAGCAGTCCTGTGGTCGCGGGAGATCTGGTGCTTGGAACCGCGGGCAGCGGTGGGGGAGGCAATCACCTGGTGGCGGTTCGGCCTGGAGCTGAGCCGACGGAAGTTTATCGGATGGAGCGGTCGGCGCCTTATGTTCCGACTCCCGTCGTCGTCGACGACATGCTGTTTACCTGCGCGGACAATGGTGTCGCGTCGTGCAGCGACGTGAAGACAGGCGAATCGCATTGGACGCGACGCATCGGCGGCACCATCTCCTCCTCTCCCATCGTGGTTGGCGACAAACTGTTGACGATCGATATGGATGGCAAGGCGACGGTTTTGCGAGCGAGCAAGGAATACGAAAAGCTTGGTTCGGCCGACCTGCACGGCAACGTCCAAGCGACACCCGCTTACACCCAAGGCTACTTGTTGTTGCGGTCCGAAGATCGGTTGACGGCGATTGGCCCCAAGCCTTTGTAG
- a CDS encoding proline racemase family protein, producing the protein MNVDAAAIRVIDSHTGGEPTRVVVEGGPDLGDGPLPQRVERFGCEADHFRTMMLAEPRGFDAMVGALLCEPSDSRCAAAVIFFNNRGYLGMCGHGAIGVAATLAYLGRIAPGRHLLETPVGIIAIELISPNRVAIENVPSYRLRKSVSVEVPGIGTVRGDIAWGGNWFYLVESSPVPVMPENIDRLSDVARRIRSALVAAKITGVDGAEIDHIELFGPPSVADAHSRNFVLCSGGAYDRSPCGTGTSAKLACLAADGKLDPEVPWIQESIIGSRFTASYCPDADNRIVPRIVGEAYVYGETRFIAQPGDPFPYGITAQ; encoded by the coding sequence ATGAACGTTGACGCTGCTGCAATCCGAGTGATCGATTCGCACACCGGAGGCGAACCGACGCGTGTGGTGGTCGAAGGTGGCCCCGATCTGGGCGACGGCCCGTTGCCGCAGCGGGTGGAACGCTTTGGTTGCGAAGCCGATCATTTTCGAACGATGATGTTGGCCGAACCGCGTGGCTTCGATGCGATGGTCGGAGCGTTGTTATGCGAGCCGAGCGATTCCCGTTGTGCGGCCGCCGTGATCTTCTTCAATAACCGTGGCTACTTGGGAATGTGTGGCCATGGGGCGATCGGCGTCGCGGCGACGCTGGCCTATCTGGGACGGATCGCGCCGGGGCGGCATCTTTTGGAAACTCCGGTCGGGATCATCGCCATCGAATTGATTAGTCCCAACCGCGTCGCCATCGAAAACGTTCCAAGCTACCGTTTGCGTAAATCGGTATCGGTCGAAGTCCCTGGGATCGGAACCGTCCGCGGCGACATCGCCTGGGGCGGCAACTGGTTCTATCTTGTCGAATCGTCGCCGGTACCGGTGATGCCAGAAAATATCGATCGATTGTCAGACGTCGCGCGACGGATTCGCAGCGCCCTGGTGGCGGCAAAGATCACCGGAGTCGACGGGGCGGAGATCGACCACATCGAACTCTTCGGACCTCCGTCGGTCGCCGACGCCCACAGTCGCAACTTCGTCTTATGCTCCGGCGGTGCTTACGATCGATCGCCTTGCGGAACGGGGACCAGCGCCAAGCTCGCCTGTTTGGCCGCCGATGGGAAATTGGATCCCGAGGTGCCTTGGATCCAGGAGAGCATCATCGGCAGCCGCTTTACCGCTTCGTACTGCCCCGACGCCGACAATCGCATCGTTCCGAGGATCGTTGGCGAAGCGTATGTCTACGGGGAAACACGGTTTATCGCCCAGCCTGGGGATCCGTTTCCTTACGGCATCACGGCGCAGTAG
- a CDS encoding sulfatase-like hydrolase/transferase: MKIAFRLLSLVILNLSVSLHAAERPNIVLIMADDVSWEAFGCYGAEDYQTPHIDAMAARGVRFSHCYSTPICTTSRVMIMSGKYNFRNYTHFGYLNPQEKTVANLLRDAGYKTAVAGKWQLNGLYNELPGHDDATRPNQLGFDEYALWQLTRTVDSQSERFWSPPIEQNGRFISAEENNGKYGPDLFCDFLCDFMARNRDEPFFAYYPMVLVHNPFVPTPDTIGDRDRSQAGNRLRKQKKENFQAMVHYMDKIVGRIVAKTEALGIADNTLILFTSDNGTHTAIRSQWNGQTIRGGKGGMTDMGTHVPLVAYWRGHTAVGNVVDDLVDFTDIYPTLAATAGVSLGQDDPIDGRSFLPQLRGEVGQPRDSVFCHYEPYWNKVPGQFARTAQYKLYRDGRFYEPAKDLEERNDLSDKPAQEAQTAARHQLQAILDSAPPAPSGNKAGRNTEDRPVYPDWKPLRQTKP, encoded by the coding sequence ATGAAAATCGCGTTCCGCTTGCTTTCGCTTGTCATCCTAAATCTGTCGGTTTCCCTCCACGCCGCGGAGCGACCGAATATCGTGTTGATCATGGCGGATGACGTCAGCTGGGAAGCGTTTGGTTGCTACGGAGCGGAGGATTATCAAACGCCTCACATCGACGCGATGGCCGCTCGGGGCGTTCGGTTCTCCCATTGCTATTCGACTCCGATCTGCACGACATCGCGCGTGATGATCATGTCCGGGAAATACAACTTCCGAAACTACACCCACTTCGGTTACCTGAATCCACAGGAAAAGACGGTTGCAAATCTGCTGCGCGATGCGGGGTACAAGACCGCGGTTGCCGGAAAGTGGCAATTGAATGGGCTGTATAACGAACTGCCCGGTCACGACGATGCCACGCGCCCCAATCAGTTGGGATTCGACGAATACGCGTTGTGGCAACTGACACGGACCGTCGATTCCCAGAGCGAACGTTTTTGGAGTCCTCCGATCGAACAGAACGGGCGGTTCATCAGTGCGGAAGAAAACAACGGCAAGTATGGCCCCGATCTGTTCTGCGATTTCCTGTGCGACTTCATGGCCCGCAACCGAGACGAACCCTTCTTCGCCTACTATCCGATGGTGTTGGTTCACAATCCATTTGTCCCCACTCCCGACACCATTGGCGACCGCGACCGCTCGCAGGCCGGAAACCGACTTCGCAAACAGAAGAAGGAAAACTTTCAGGCGATGGTTCATTACATGGACAAGATCGTCGGCCGGATCGTCGCCAAAACCGAAGCGTTGGGAATCGCGGACAACACCCTGATCCTATTCACTTCGGATAATGGCACCCACACGGCAATTCGGTCGCAGTGGAACGGGCAGACGATCCGCGGAGGCAAAGGGGGCATGACCGACATGGGAACCCACGTCCCCTTGGTCGCCTATTGGCGAGGGCATACCGCGGTCGGAAACGTCGTCGACGATCTCGTCGACTTCACCGACATCTATCCGACGCTCGCCGCAACGGCGGGAGTTTCGTTGGGGCAGGACGATCCGATCGACGGACGCAGCTTCTTGCCTCAGCTTCGCGGCGAAGTCGGCCAGCCACGCGATTCGGTGTTCTGCCACTACGAACCCTACTGGAACAAGGTTCCCGGACAGTTCGCCCGAACCGCCCAATACAAACTCTACCGCGACGGACGCTTCTATGAACCGGCCAAGGATCTGGAAGAGCGAAACGACCTATCGGACAAGCCCGCCCAAGAGGCCCAGACCGCCGCCCGCCACCAATTGCAGGCCATCCTCGATTCCGCTCCCCCGGCACCGTCGGGCAACAAAGCGGGAAGAAACACCGAGGACCGACCGGTCTATCCCGATTGGAAACCGCTGCGACAAACTAAGCCCTAA
- a CDS encoding Hsp20/alpha crystallin family protein, translating into MSRTMTRPNESGNVSRLYDDPFQSLESRMNQLFRGVMDSVGNGDAGLGVYPVDVDEDDNAITIEAELPGFKRDEIDVLVENGVLTIKAERQPKENDSSRKRHMSERRYTRVQRAFTLPRTVDGSDVEASLDGGVLTLTLKKTEESKPRKIEIRTNE; encoded by the coding sequence ATGTCTCGCACAATGACACGTCCAAATGAAAGTGGAAATGTGAGTCGGTTGTACGACGATCCCTTTCAATCATTGGAAAGCCGCATGAACCAGCTGTTCCGTGGCGTGATGGATTCTGTCGGAAATGGGGATGCGGGTTTGGGAGTCTATCCAGTTGACGTCGACGAAGATGACAATGCGATCACAATCGAAGCCGAGCTTCCCGGTTTCAAACGGGATGAAATCGATGTGCTTGTCGAAAATGGCGTGCTGACGATCAAAGCGGAACGACAGCCCAAAGAGAATGACAGCAGTCGAAAGCGTCACATGTCCGAACGTCGCTACACCCGCGTGCAACGGGCCTTCACGCTCCCTCGCACGGTCGACGGTAGCGATGTCGAAGCCAGCTTGGATGGCGGCGTGTTGACGTTGACACTGAAAAAGACCGAGGAGAGTAAGCCACGTAAGATCGAGATTCGCACAAACGAATGA
- a CDS encoding NAD(P)-dependent oxidoreductase has translation MTTLVMGATGATGRLLVEQLLLRGQQVRAIVRSRSKARAALTDHPHLSLVEAEVCDASDRDIADWVHGCEAVASCLGHNLTLKGIFGPPRRLVTQATQRLCRGVMENGSNSPTKFVLMNTAGNSNRDLDEPISFAERCVLGLLRRTIPPHRDNELAADHLRTAIGQINPMLQWVVVRPDTLINETEVSQYDLHQSPTRSAIFNAGKSSRINVAHFMAELICDESTWSRWKGQMPILYNAP, from the coding sequence ATGACGACCCTTGTCATGGGAGCGACCGGCGCCACCGGAAGACTCCTTGTCGAACAATTGTTACTCCGTGGCCAACAGGTTCGCGCGATCGTTCGGTCCCGCTCAAAAGCCCGCGCAGCCTTGACGGATCACCCGCATCTGTCGCTGGTTGAGGCTGAAGTTTGCGACGCGTCGGATCGCGATATCGCCGACTGGGTCCATGGCTGCGAGGCCGTGGCGTCATGCCTCGGTCACAATCTGACGCTTAAAGGGATCTTTGGCCCTCCGCGGCGACTGGTGACTCAAGCAACGCAACGGTTGTGTCGCGGCGTCATGGAAAACGGCTCGAACTCTCCGACGAAGTTCGTCCTCATGAACACCGCAGGCAATTCCAACCGCGATCTCGACGAACCCATTTCGTTTGCGGAGCGCTGCGTTTTGGGCCTGCTGCGACGAACCATCCCTCCCCATCGCGACAACGAATTAGCGGCGGATCACCTGCGAACCGCCATCGGGCAAATCAACCCGATGCTCCAGTGGGTTGTCGTCCGTCCCGATACGCTTATCAACGAAACGGAAGTTAGCCAGTATGACCTTCATCAGTCACCAACCCGCAGCGCCATCTTTAACGCAGGCAAATCGAGCCGGATCAACGTAGCACACTTTATGGCCGAATTGATTTGCGATGAGAGCACTTGGAGTCGCTGGAAAGGCCAAATGCCGATCCTCTACAACGCGCCGTAA
- a CDS encoding FAD-dependent oxidoreductase, with translation MNTSNSNINRRGWIQASLAAASVASMPAPLFAQSEPEREADVVIIGGGLGGCAAAIAALRSGVKVVMTEPTEWIGGQLTSQAVPPDENARIETNGANQSYRHFRSQIRQYYRDHYPLTDAARANPRLNPGNGNVSKLCCEPRVALAVLEQWLMPYEQSGQLVVLRNHVPTAADVDGDRVSAVSVRSVKTGEATVLRGKYFIDASELGDLLPLTQTEFVTGAEAQSETHEMHAAAVADPNNQQAFTVCFAIDHLAGENHTIDRPEEYRFWRDYVPQLSPPWPGKLLDFTYTHPPTGVPKKLGFDPAGGKSVDGALNLWTYRRIIDATLFEPGHFAGDISLINWPQNDYLLGNLVGVTEEQAAQHVARAKQLSLSLLYWLQTEAPRRDGGTGFPGLRLRGDLVGTEDGLAMAPYVRESRRIRAEFTVLEEHVGREQRAAVSGKSIKSVKAARFDDSVGIGSYPIDLHPSTAGNNYIDFASLQFQVPLGALLPVRMRNLIPACKNIGTTHVTNGCYRLHPVEWGIGEAAGALVAHAMQTHQTPHAIRANPKRLADFQNQIRKQGIATEWT, from the coding sequence ATGAATACCTCGAACAGCAACATCAACCGCCGGGGCTGGATCCAAGCCAGTTTGGCGGCTGCCTCGGTCGCGTCGATGCCCGCTCCTCTGTTCGCCCAGTCCGAACCGGAACGGGAGGCGGACGTCGTGATCATCGGCGGTGGCCTTGGCGGATGTGCCGCAGCGATCGCCGCGCTTCGCAGTGGTGTTAAAGTGGTCATGACCGAACCGACCGAATGGATCGGTGGCCAGTTGACGAGCCAAGCGGTCCCGCCAGACGAGAACGCCCGAATCGAAACGAACGGTGCGAATCAGTCGTATCGCCATTTCCGCTCGCAGATTCGCCAGTACTATCGCGATCACTATCCGTTGACCGACGCCGCCCGCGCCAACCCGCGACTGAACCCCGGCAACGGGAACGTTTCAAAGCTGTGCTGCGAACCGCGGGTGGCGTTAGCCGTCCTGGAACAATGGCTGATGCCCTACGAGCAATCGGGGCAGTTGGTCGTCTTGCGAAACCATGTGCCGACGGCCGCCGATGTCGATGGTGACCGCGTGTCGGCGGTGAGTGTACGCAGCGTGAAGACCGGTGAAGCGACGGTCTTGCGCGGCAAGTATTTCATCGATGCGTCGGAGCTTGGCGATCTGCTGCCGTTGACCCAAACCGAGTTTGTCACCGGAGCGGAAGCGCAGTCAGAGACCCACGAGATGCACGCGGCGGCGGTCGCCGATCCGAACAACCAGCAGGCGTTCACCGTCTGCTTTGCGATCGATCATCTGGCGGGTGAGAACCACACGATCGATCGCCCCGAAGAATATCGATTCTGGCGCGATTACGTTCCTCAATTGTCTCCGCCTTGGCCGGGCAAGCTGCTCGACTTCACCTACACCCACCCACCGACGGGCGTTCCCAAAAAGCTGGGCTTTGATCCGGCGGGAGGCAAGTCGGTCGATGGTGCATTGAACCTCTGGACCTATCGCCGGATCATCGACGCGACGCTGTTTGAACCGGGGCATTTCGCCGGCGATATCAGTTTGATCAATTGGCCGCAGAACGATTACCTGCTGGGCAATCTGGTGGGTGTGACCGAGGAGCAGGCCGCGCAGCACGTCGCCCGGGCGAAACAGCTGAGCCTATCGCTGCTGTATTGGTTGCAGACCGAAGCGCCGCGCCGCGACGGCGGAACCGGCTTCCCGGGGCTGCGATTGCGAGGCGATCTCGTCGGTACCGAAGACGGCTTGGCCATGGCGCCGTATGTGCGCGAGTCGCGGCGGATTCGAGCGGAGTTTACGGTGCTAGAAGAGCACGTCGGACGAGAGCAGCGAGCGGCCGTCAGTGGGAAATCGATCAAGAGCGTGAAGGCTGCCCGTTTCGACGATTCCGTCGGTATCGGCAGCTATCCGATCGATTTGCACCCGAGCACCGCCGGCAACAACTACATCGATTTCGCATCGCTGCAATTTCAAGTTCCACTCGGGGCGCTGCTGCCCGTTCGGATGCGCAATCTGATTCCCGCCTGCAAGAATATCGGCACGACACACGTCACCAACGGCTGCTATCGCCTGCATCCGGTCGAATGGGGAATCGGCGAAGCGGCCGGGGCTCTAGTCGCTCACGCGATGCAAACTCATCAGACGCCTCACGCGATTCGAGCGAACCCAAAACGGCTGGCCGACTTTCAAAACCAGATCCGCAAGCAAGGGATTGCAACCGAGTGGACGTAA